A single Pedobacter sp. PACM 27299 DNA region contains:
- a CDS encoding NUDIX domain-containing protein produces the protein MEENNPWTTLESRKVYENNWIGLTEHQVLNPSGGKGIYGEVHFKNYAIGILPLDDQLNTWLVGQYRFPMKAYSWEIPEGGGPLDADPLDSAKRELAEETGIIAAHWEEIQRMHLSNSVSDELAIIYIARDLKFGESEPEETEQLQIRKLPFEAAYQMVLNGEITDSMSVAAILKTKILLQETPI, from the coding sequence ATGGAAGAAAACAATCCCTGGACCACTCTGGAAAGCCGTAAGGTCTATGAAAATAACTGGATCGGATTAACAGAACACCAGGTGCTCAATCCATCAGGAGGCAAAGGAATATATGGCGAAGTACATTTTAAAAACTACGCCATAGGCATCCTTCCTTTAGATGATCAATTGAACACCTGGCTTGTTGGACAATATCGCTTTCCCATGAAAGCTTATAGCTGGGAAATTCCTGAAGGCGGAGGCCCATTAGATGCTGATCCTCTGGACAGCGCAAAGCGCGAACTCGCGGAAGAAACCGGTATTATCGCTGCCCATTGGGAAGAAATCCAGCGCATGCATTTATCCAATTCTGTGAGCGATGAACTGGCCATTATTTACATCGCCCGCGACCTCAAGTTTGGCGAATCTGAACCCGAAGAGACAGAACAGCTGCAAATCAGGAAACTCCCTTTCGAAGCCGCTTATCAAATGGTCTTAAATGGTGAAATTACCGATAGCATGAGCGTTGCCGCCATTCTTAAAACCAAAATACTTTTACAGGAAACACCTATTTAA
- a CDS encoding lysophospholipid acyltransferase family protein, whose translation MNKFLGYIFSPIFYILFLLSLIIFQPVQWICFHLFGYKAHKASVDALNFCLTYCDLFMGASINFINTQDLPTDRPIIFIANHQSMYDIPGLIWFLRKHHVKFISKIELTKGIPSISFNLKHGGGANINRKDSKQAVGEIIKLGERMKANNWSAMIFPEGTRSKDGLLKPFHVGGIATLLKKVPNALIVPIAIENSWKLVQYGSYPLSFGEKIRWTVLNPIEPAGKGPEAVTQEAEKAIRHKLGQ comes from the coding sequence ATGAATAAGTTCTTAGGATATATTTTCAGCCCGATATTTTATATATTATTCCTACTGAGTCTGATTATTTTTCAACCAGTTCAATGGATTTGTTTCCATCTTTTTGGCTATAAAGCACACAAAGCTTCGGTAGATGCGCTGAATTTCTGTCTCACCTATTGCGACCTGTTTATGGGTGCTTCCATTAATTTCATCAATACCCAGGATCTGCCAACAGACCGCCCGATTATCTTCATTGCCAATCACCAAAGTATGTATGACATCCCGGGACTGATCTGGTTTTTAAGGAAACATCATGTCAAATTTATTTCTAAGATTGAACTGACCAAAGGCATTCCTTCCATCTCTTTCAACCTGAAACATGGTGGTGGTGCCAATATCAACCGTAAAGACAGTAAGCAAGCGGTTGGAGAAATCATCAAACTAGGAGAACGCATGAAAGCAAATAACTGGTCGGCAATGATCTTTCCAGAAGGTACCCGTTCTAAAGACGGACTACTAAAACCCTTTCATGTAGGCGGTATTGCCACTTTACTTAAAAAGGTACCAAATGCACTGATTGTGCCTATTGCTATAGAAAATTCATGGAAGCTGGTACAATATGGAAGTTATCCATTAAGTTTTGGGGAAAAGATCCGATGGACTGTATTGAACCCGATAGAGCCTGCAGGAAAAGGTCCTGAAGCCGTAACTCAGGAAGCAGAAAAGGCCATTCGCCATAAATTGGGTCAATAG
- a CDS encoding LytR/AlgR family response regulator transcription factor, whose translation MTKLRCIAVDDEPLALDIIEDYVSKVPFLELVKRTENAIEALQLVQAGGIDLVFLDIQMPELTGIQFLKIANGKSNYILTTAYSQYALESYDLNVSDYLLKPIAFDRFYKAVEKVHNQQQKAVEQSPPPAPVVAAPVAAPAPTAHPVQDFIFVKTEHKIQKIQLDDILYIEGLKDYISIYTKAERVITLQNMKKMEETLPSSQFIRVHKSYIISLDKIESIERSRITIFGKVIPIGDTYRDEFFKRIDNKNI comes from the coding sequence ATGACAAAGTTAAGATGTATAGCGGTCGATGATGAACCATTGGCGCTGGATATTATAGAAGATTACGTGTCTAAAGTACCATTCTTAGAATTGGTCAAAAGAACAGAAAATGCCATTGAAGCCTTACAATTGGTACAGGCAGGGGGAATTGATCTGGTATTTCTGGACATTCAAATGCCTGAGCTTACCGGAATTCAATTTCTGAAAATTGCGAATGGTAAATCTAATTATATCCTGACTACCGCTTACTCTCAATATGCCTTAGAAAGTTATGATTTAAATGTTTCCGATTACCTATTGAAACCGATTGCGTTCGACAGGTTCTATAAAGCGGTAGAAAAAGTACACAATCAACAGCAGAAAGCGGTGGAGCAGAGCCCTCCTCCAGCTCCGGTAGTTGCTGCTCCAGTAGCAGCACCAGCACCAACTGCACATCCGGTACAGGATTTTATCTTTGTGAAAACAGAGCATAAAATCCAGAAGATTCAACTGGATGACATTCTTTATATCGAAGGCTTAAAAGATTATATCTCTATTTATACCAAGGCAGAAAGGGTGATTACCCTGCAGAATATGAAGAAGATGGAAGAAACCCTACCGAGCAGTCAGTTTATTAGGGTGCATAAATCTTACATCATTTCCCTGGATAAAATTGAAAGTATTGAACGCAGTAGAATCACCATTTTCGGTAAGGTAATTCCAATAGGAGATACTTATCGCGATGAGTTTTTCAAGCGTATCGACAATAAGAACATTTAG
- a CDS encoding sensor histidine kinase has protein sequence MKNKGPLIVHLIFWSFIIFLLVLSVLFSKEPQTVYTIAVNFGYSGLINISIFYINYTLLIPLLVKEQKKYGLYMGAILLLIVVMSAIKTVLASLNADIVLLVSDGGRREFVTLGKYALAAVFTSGFFIVVSSLLKFGIDWFGNERIQRDLESEKKEMELQFLKSQLNPHFLFNSLNNIYSLAYQKSDKTADAIMKLSEIMRYMIYESNDSWVSLSKEIEYLHSYIELQKLRFRDGAAVQFQLNGEIDDQQIVPLILISFVENAFKHGVANDPKDPIKINIIANQKILHFSITNKKNQHNKDEVGGVGLNNVERRLQLLYPDRYKLNIVNSATHYTSELMLDL, from the coding sequence ATGAAAAACAAAGGCCCTCTTATTGTACATCTGATTTTTTGGTCGTTCATTATATTTCTGCTGGTATTGAGTGTGCTCTTTTCTAAGGAACCTCAAACTGTATATACGATCGCTGTTAATTTTGGATATTCCGGGCTGATCAATATTTCCATCTTTTACATCAACTATACTTTACTGATTCCTTTACTGGTGAAGGAGCAGAAGAAGTATGGCCTTTACATGGGCGCAATCTTATTGCTGATTGTGGTGATGAGTGCAATTAAAACGGTATTGGCAAGCTTAAATGCGGACATCGTATTGCTGGTGAGTGACGGTGGTAGAAGGGAATTTGTAACGCTGGGCAAATATGCATTAGCGGCTGTTTTTACTTCCGGATTTTTTATCGTAGTCAGTTCTCTGCTTAAGTTCGGGATCGACTGGTTTGGGAATGAACGCATTCAACGGGACCTGGAGTCTGAGAAGAAAGAAATGGAACTTCAGTTTTTGAAGTCTCAGCTGAATCCTCATTTTTTATTCAATTCCCTGAATAATATTTATTCCCTGGCTTATCAGAAGTCCGATAAAACGGCAGATGCCATTATGAAACTTTCAGAGATCATGAGGTATATGATTTATGAAAGTAATGACAGCTGGGTATCCCTCAGCAAAGAAATTGAATACCTGCACAGTTATATAGAACTGCAGAAACTGAGGTTCCGAGATGGTGCTGCAGTACAGTTTCAATTGAATGGAGAAATTGATGACCAGCAGATTGTTCCCCTTATTTTAATCTCTTTTGTGGAGAATGCATTCAAGCATGGGGTGGCCAATGATCCTAAAGATCCGATTAAAATCAACATCATCGCCAATCAAAAGATCCTCCATTTCAGTATCACGAATAAGAAAAACCAACACAATAAGGATGAGGTAGGGGGCGTAGGCCTGAACAATGTAGAACGTAGGTTACAATTGTTATATCCTGACAGATATAAATTAAATATTGTAAATTCGGCTACCCATTACACGAGTGAATTAATGCTAGATTTATGA
- a CDS encoding M28 family metallopeptidase, protein MRKFTLTALAISLSISLFAQEKLDLPAIQKIRQEGLENSKVMDIAFQITDVAGPRLSNSPGLKRAQDWAVQQFTSWGLKNVQLEAWGQFGKGWQIDKYYAATTLPYYHAIIGAPKAWTPGTKGPTKSEVILLKADTVTDLAPYKGKLAGKIVLFDQITLQPLAPSYQPDVVRHSDSTLSKMAAADLQGQAQRSPRAGAANNMMAQMMKMRATRAAMASFLKDEQVGMILTYARGSYGTFFTSNGASYALDAPAVSPELEISSEDYLHILRLLRAGQKVEIEADIKTSFYDQDPNGYNVIAEIPGTDRKLKDEVVMIGGHYDSWHSATGATDNAAGAAVMMEAIRILKAINFKPKRTIRIALWSSEEQGLHGSRGYVAKHFGDPKTMILTKDQKKISAYYNLDNGTGAIRGIYAQGNTAVAPIFQEWLNPFQDLGAKTVTLNNTGGTDHLAFDALGIPGFQFIQDPMDYNTRTHHSNQDTFDRLAEEDLKRAATIVASFVYHTAQRDTQIPRKELPKAPEAAKN, encoded by the coding sequence ATGAGAAAATTTACCCTTACCGCGCTGGCCATTAGCCTCAGCATCTCCTTGTTTGCACAGGAAAAGCTAGACTTGCCAGCGATCCAAAAGATTCGCCAGGAAGGACTGGAAAATTCAAAGGTGATGGACATTGCCTTCCAGATTACTGATGTGGCAGGACCGAGATTGTCTAATTCACCCGGACTCAAGCGTGCGCAAGACTGGGCCGTACAGCAATTTACTTCCTGGGGATTAAAAAACGTGCAGCTGGAAGCCTGGGGTCAATTTGGAAAAGGATGGCAGATCGATAAATACTATGCCGCCACTACTCTTCCTTATTACCATGCGATTATCGGCGCACCTAAGGCCTGGACTCCAGGAACGAAAGGGCCGACAAAATCTGAAGTTATCCTGCTTAAAGCAGATACGGTGACTGATCTCGCTCCCTACAAAGGAAAGCTAGCCGGAAAAATCGTACTCTTTGACCAGATCACCCTGCAGCCTTTAGCGCCTTCCTACCAACCGGATGTCGTTCGCCATTCAGATTCCACGTTGAGTAAAATGGCAGCAGCCGACCTGCAAGGTCAGGCGCAGCGTTCTCCGCGTGCGGGAGCTGCAAACAACATGATGGCCCAGATGATGAAAATGAGAGCCACACGCGCCGCAATGGCCAGTTTCCTGAAGGATGAACAAGTAGGCATGATCCTTACTTATGCCAGAGGCAGCTATGGTACCTTCTTTACCAGCAATGGTGCTTCCTATGCCTTGGATGCACCGGCAGTTTCACCAGAGCTGGAAATCTCTTCCGAGGATTACCTGCACATCCTGCGCTTACTGCGTGCCGGACAAAAAGTAGAGATCGAGGCCGACATCAAAACCTCCTTCTACGATCAGGACCCAAATGGTTATAACGTAATTGCGGAGATTCCGGGTACCGATAGAAAACTAAAAGATGAAGTCGTGATGATTGGCGGCCACTATGATTCCTGGCATTCCGCTACTGGTGCCACAGACAATGCCGCCGGTGCTGCCGTGATGATGGAAGCCATACGCATCCTGAAAGCCATCAATTTCAAACCTAAACGCACCATCAGAATCGCTTTATGGAGTTCAGAAGAACAAGGTCTCCATGGCTCCAGAGGTTATGTGGCCAAACATTTTGGAGATCCCAAAACCATGATCCTAACCAAAGACCAGAAAAAAATCAGTGCTTATTATAACCTGGATAACGGAACGGGCGCCATCAGGGGAATCTATGCACAGGGAAATACCGCTGTTGCTCCTATTTTCCAGGAATGGCTGAATCCTTTCCAGGACCTCGGTGCAAAAACAGTGACCCTCAACAATACCGGAGGTACAGATCACCTTGCTTTTGACGCCCTGGGTATCCCAGGATTCCAATTCATCCAGGATCCAATGGATTACAATACCCGTACACACCATAGCAATCAGGATACCTTTGACCGCCTTGCAGAAGAAGACTTAAAAAGAGCCGCTACCATTGTCGCCTCTTTTGTGTACCATACCGCACAGCGCGACACACAAATTCCAAGAAAAGAATTGCCTAAAGCACCTGAAGCAGCAAAAAATTAA
- a CDS encoding BlaI/MecI/CopY family transcriptional regulator, producing the protein MEIKDLTKAEEQIMQILWQIEKGFVKEVMDFLPEPKPAYNTVSTIIRILEVKGFVGHEAFGKSHQYFPLISREDYKRHATEKLLGNYFENSVESMFSFFVKEEKLDLGDVDEILKMINKFKNRPR; encoded by the coding sequence ATGGAGATTAAAGATTTAACAAAAGCAGAGGAACAAATTATGCAGATTCTGTGGCAAATAGAAAAGGGTTTCGTGAAAGAAGTAATGGACTTTTTACCAGAGCCAAAGCCCGCTTACAATACGGTATCTACGATCATCAGGATCCTGGAAGTCAAAGGTTTTGTAGGGCATGAGGCCTTCGGGAAATCGCACCAGTACTTTCCACTCATCAGCAGAGAGGATTACAAACGCCATGCAACAGAAAAGCTCTTGGGAAACTACTTTGAAAACTCGGTGGAAAGCATGTTCTCTTTCTTTGTAAAAGAAGAGAAACTTGACCTGGGTGATGTGGATGAAATTCTTAAAATGATTAACAAATTTAAAAACAGACCGCGATGA
- a CDS encoding TonB family protein, translating into MSWAHYILQANIYLVIFYAFYKLFLANETYFTMNRLYLVMAAILSLAIPFLRIEWFTKQPAVQPIYTGVDQLQDFVTQVSISPDVPERFSMGNLLVLIYLAGVMIFTLLFIYKLTAVYHLLKRSTSGNAFSFFSKKRIDPNLPQLNTINKHEEIHMTQLHSLDILFFELLSIFTWFNPIIYGYKYTIKNIHEYLADEEAAKFQGDKEQYALLLLSKAFGIAPNSLTNTFFNKSLIKKRIFMLHKKRSTRTAILKYGLFLPLFAITLMLSSATIRSNETILAVTEEIPLNEPLSTINEVIVAPVKASLSPKKAAAKPIALKKMNLDLNSPAWDKFYDFSRKRIRYPAAAVESGLQGHSQIKFSIKAGEVSNISILHKLGSDCDAEVIRILTAYEGFTAAQDGNYTFAVLFKLDGPASPIKNPVLTKLKGYMTLNMITVISYVKATAIAFEGKDITLNQVPISAEDVKVYDFVNIDRQPSFPGGMANFYTYIKNNVKYPKEAYANKIEGKVFLSFVVEKDGKLTDIKVERKLGYGTDEEATRVLRESPKWDPGVLNNTIVRVKYNIPISFSLSSSPQKTGQVQTIQIRGISTEQDPLIYVNGKKSAESLSSIPKNRIESVELLKGKAATTLYGTEAAKGVLNITLKKDTKE; encoded by the coding sequence ATGAGTTGGGCACATTACATCCTGCAGGCCAATATCTATTTAGTGATATTCTATGCCTTTTATAAATTGTTTTTAGCAAATGAAACTTACTTTACCATGAACAGGCTTTACCTGGTCATGGCGGCGATTTTATCTCTGGCCATTCCATTTTTACGCATCGAATGGTTCACCAAGCAACCTGCTGTACAACCGATATACACGGGAGTGGATCAGCTGCAGGACTTTGTCACACAGGTAAGCATCAGTCCGGACGTACCAGAAAGGTTCAGTATGGGGAATTTGCTGGTCTTGATTTATCTGGCAGGTGTAATGATTTTTACCCTACTTTTCATCTATAAACTGACAGCGGTATACCACCTCTTAAAGCGCAGTACCTCTGGCAACGCCTTTTCTTTCTTTAGTAAAAAGAGAATAGATCCAAACCTGCCGCAGCTGAATACCATCAATAAACATGAAGAGATTCACATGACTCAGCTGCACAGCCTGGACATCTTGTTTTTTGAGTTGTTGAGCATTTTCACCTGGTTTAATCCCATCATTTATGGTTACAAGTACACCATAAAAAACATCCATGAATACCTGGCAGATGAGGAAGCTGCCAAATTCCAGGGAGACAAGGAGCAATACGCCTTACTGCTCTTGAGCAAGGCATTCGGTATTGCTCCCAACAGTCTCACAAATACTTTCTTTAATAAATCACTGATAAAAAAGAGAATATTTATGCTACACAAAAAACGATCAACGAGAACTGCCATCTTAAAATACGGGCTGTTCCTCCCTCTTTTTGCCATCACGCTGATGCTTTCTTCTGCCACAATCCGCAGTAATGAAACCATCCTTGCAGTAACAGAAGAGATTCCTTTAAACGAACCACTAAGCACCATTAATGAGGTCATTGTTGCACCTGTTAAAGCCAGCCTGAGTCCAAAGAAAGCAGCGGCAAAGCCTATCGCTCTTAAAAAGATGAACCTGGATCTAAATTCTCCAGCATGGGACAAATTCTATGATTTTTCCAGAAAAAGAATACGCTATCCAGCCGCCGCAGTAGAAAGTGGTTTACAAGGCCATAGCCAGATTAAATTCAGTATTAAAGCTGGGGAAGTCAGTAACATTAGCATCCTCCACAAATTAGGGTCTGATTGTGATGCCGAAGTCATTAGGATCCTGACCGCTTACGAAGGATTTACTGCTGCGCAGGATGGTAATTATACATTTGCTGTATTATTTAAGCTGGATGGACCCGCTAGTCCAATAAAAAATCCCGTATTGACTAAACTTAAAGGTTATATGACTTTAAATATGATTACTGTTATAAGCTACGTAAAAGCAACAGCCATTGCATTTGAAGGAAAAGACATCACTCTGAATCAGGTTCCCATCAGTGCCGAAGACGTAAAAGTCTATGATTTTGTAAATATCGACAGGCAGCCTAGCTTCCCTGGGGGCATGGCCAACTTCTATACTTATATAAAGAACAATGTTAAATATCCTAAGGAAGCTTATGCCAATAAAATAGAAGGCAAAGTTTTCTTGTCATTCGTGGTAGAAAAAGATGGAAAGCTAACCGATATTAAAGTGGAAAGAAAACTAGGATATGGTACTGATGAAGAAGCCACTAGAGTACTAAGAGAATCTCCAAAATGGGATCCTGGCGTGCTGAATAATACGATTGTCCGTGTGAAATACAATATCCCGATCAGCTTCAGCTTATCCAGCTCCCCTCAGAAAACAGGTCAGGTACAGACTATTCAGATCAGGGGCATCAGCACCGAACAAGATCCCCTAATCTATGTCAATGGAAAAAAAAGCGCTGAAAGCCTATCAAGTATCCCGAAAAATAGGATCGAGTCGGTAGAGCTCTTAAAAGGGAAAGCTGCCACAACTTTATATGGCACAGAAGCAGCTAAGGGTGTGCTCAACATCACGCTGAAAAAAGATACTAAAGAATAA
- a CDS encoding succinate dehydrogenase/fumarate reductase iron-sulfur subunit, which translates to MSTGNMNLTLKIWRQKNSKTNGKLVDYKLSEISPDMSFLEMFDVLNEELISKGDEPVVFDHDCREGICGACSMYINGRPHGPKEGVTTCQLHMRSFKDGDTIVVEPWRAKAFPVIKDLTVDRTAFDRVIAAGGFISVNTGNAQDANNLPIPKVQADSAFEAAACIGCGACVATCKNASAMLFVSAKISQLAQLPQGQPERYRRVQSMVAQMDVEGFGNCTNTGACEAECPKGISLENIARMNRDFLSAKFVSEESI; encoded by the coding sequence ATGAGTACAGGAAATATGAATTTAACGCTGAAAATCTGGCGTCAGAAGAATAGCAAAACCAATGGTAAATTGGTGGATTATAAGTTGTCAGAGATTTCTCCTGATATGTCATTCTTAGAAATGTTTGACGTGTTGAATGAGGAGTTGATTTCAAAAGGTGATGAGCCGGTTGTTTTTGATCACGATTGTAGAGAAGGTATCTGCGGTGCCTGTTCTATGTACATCAACGGCCGTCCTCACGGACCAAAAGAAGGAGTAACTACTTGTCAGTTGCACATGCGTTCATTTAAAGATGGAGATACGATCGTTGTAGAACCATGGAGAGCAAAAGCTTTCCCGGTAATCAAAGATTTAACAGTAGATCGTACTGCATTTGACCGCGTTATTGCAGCTGGTGGATTTATTTCAGTGAATACAGGGAATGCACAGGATGCGAACAATCTACCAATTCCAAAAGTACAGGCGGATTCAGCTTTCGAAGCTGCAGCTTGTATCGGATGCGGTGCTTGTGTAGCGACTTGTAAAAATGCTTCGGCGATGTTATTCGTTTCTGCAAAGATTTCTCAGCTGGCGCAATTGCCTCAGGGACAGCCAGAACGTTACCGTAGGGTACAGAGTATGGTGGCTCAAATGGATGTCGAAGGATTCGGAAATTGTACCAATACCGGAGCTTGTGAAGCCGAATGCCCTAAAGGAATTTCTTTAGAGAATATTGCTCGAATGAATAGAGACTTTTTATCAGCAAAATTTGTATCTGAGGAATCTATTTAA
- a CDS encoding fumarate reductase/succinate dehydrogenase flavoprotein subunit: MAELNANIPEGDLMEKWTKLKSSMPLVNPANKRSIEVIVVGSGLAGASAAATLAEMGYKVKCFCFQDSPRRAHSIAAQGGINAAKNYQNDGDSTYRLFYDTIKGGDYRAREANVYRLAEVSANIIDQCVAQGVPLAREYGGLLDNRSFGGTQVQRTFYAAGQTGQQLLLGAYSALERQIGMGKVEMFTRHEMMEVVVIDGKARGIIARNLITGELERHFGHAVLLGTGGYGNVFYLSTNAMGSNVTAAWKAHKKGAFFGNPCYTQIHPTCIPVSGDHQSKLTLMSESLRNDGRIWVPKKKDDNRTATDIPEEERDYYLERRYPAFGNLVPRDVASRAAKERCDAGYGVGKSKLAVYLDFKANTERYGRIEANKHNIHNPDKETCMRLGREVIKEKYGNLFDMYKQITGEDPYELPMRIYPAVHYTMGGLWVDYNLMTTVPGLYALGEANFSDHGANRLGASALMQGLADGYFVIPLTIGAYLSKEIATKAIPLDHPAFVEAEASVKGIVDKLFAIKGTKSVDHFHKKLGKIMWDKCGMARNAKGLTEAIAEIQQLRKDFWSDVRVPGEANEFNPELEKAGRVADFIELGELMCIDALNRNESCGGHFREEFQTEEGEALRDDENYAYVSAWEYKGDVTFNLHKEELKFGNIKVAQRSYK, encoded by the coding sequence ATGGCTGAATTAAATGCAAATATACCGGAAGGTGATTTAATGGAAAAATGGACGAAATTAAAGTCGTCGATGCCATTAGTTAACCCGGCAAATAAAAGAAGCATAGAAGTTATTGTAGTAGGTTCTGGGTTGGCAGGTGCTTCTGCAGCAGCAACTCTAGCTGAAATGGGTTATAAAGTGAAGTGTTTCTGCTTCCAGGATTCACCAAGAAGAGCGCACTCTATCGCTGCTCAGGGTGGTATCAACGCCGCAAAAAACTATCAGAATGATGGAGACAGTACTTACCGTCTATTCTATGATACGATTAAAGGTGGTGATTACCGTGCCCGCGAAGCTAACGTTTACCGTTTAGCAGAAGTAAGTGCAAACATTATTGACCAATGTGTGGCGCAAGGTGTGCCTTTAGCTAGAGAATATGGCGGTCTTTTAGACAACCGTTCTTTTGGTGGTACACAGGTTCAAAGAACATTCTATGCTGCCGGTCAAACGGGTCAGCAATTGCTTTTAGGAGCATATAGCGCGCTAGAGCGTCAGATTGGTATGGGTAAAGTAGAAATGTTTACCCGCCATGAAATGATGGAAGTTGTAGTCATCGATGGTAAAGCACGTGGTATCATTGCCCGTAACTTAATCACTGGTGAACTGGAACGCCATTTCGGTCATGCAGTATTACTAGGAACTGGTGGTTACGGTAACGTTTTCTACCTTTCTACAAATGCAATGGGCAGTAACGTAACTGCAGCCTGGAAAGCACACAAAAAAGGTGCGTTCTTCGGTAACCCTTGCTATACGCAGATTCACCCTACTTGTATCCCAGTTTCAGGAGATCACCAAAGTAAATTAACCCTGATGTCTGAGTCATTACGTAATGATGGAAGAATCTGGGTACCTAAGAAAAAAGATGATAATCGTACTGCGACAGACATTCCTGAAGAAGAAAGAGATTATTATTTAGAGCGCAGATACCCTGCTTTCGGTAACCTTGTTCCTCGTGATGTAGCCTCTCGTGCTGCAAAAGAACGTTGTGATGCAGGTTATGGCGTAGGTAAATCTAAATTGGCAGTATACCTGGATTTCAAAGCAAATACAGAACGTTACGGCCGTATTGAAGCTAATAAACACAACATCCATAATCCTGATAAAGAAACCTGCATGCGCTTAGGCCGTGAGGTGATCAAGGAAAAATATGGTAACCTGTTTGATATGTACAAGCAAATCACCGGAGAAGATCCTTATGAGTTGCCAATGCGTATTTATCCTGCTGTTCACTATACAATGGGTGGACTATGGGTAGATTACAACTTGATGACTACAGTTCCAGGATTGTACGCTTTAGGTGAAGCTAACTTCTCAGATCATGGTGCAAACCGTTTGGGTGCCTCTGCATTGATGCAGGGTCTTGCAGATGGTTACTTCGTGATCCCACTGACTATCGGTGCTTACTTATCTAAAGAGATTGCTACTAAAGCGATTCCATTGGATCACCCTGCATTTGTGGAAGCTGAGGCAAGTGTGAAAGGTATTGTCGATAAATTATTCGCCATTAAAGGAACCAAATCTGTAGATCATTTCCATAAGAAATTAGGAAAGATCATGTGGGATAAATGTGGTATGGCCCGTAATGCAAAAGGATTAACGGAAGCTATTGCTGAAATTCAGCAGCTGCGTAAAGACTTCTGGTCGGATGTACGTGTTCCAGGTGAAGCAAATGAATTCAATCCTGAACTAGAGAAAGCAGGTCGTGTGGCCGACTTTATCGAGTTGGGTGAGTTGATGTGTATCGATGCCTTGAACAGAAATGAATCTTGTGGTGGTCACTTCAGAGAAGAGTTCCAGACAGAAGAAGGGGAAGCACTTCGTGATGATGAAAACTATGCTTATGTATCAGCATGGGAATACAAAGGAGATGTGACTTTCAATCTGCATAAAGAGGAATTGAAGTTCGGAAACATCAAGGTTGCACAAAGAAGTTATAAATAG
- a CDS encoding succinate dehydrogenase cytochrome b subunit — protein MASFGNAFSSSIGKKLIMGITGLFLISFLAVHCFINLLIFVNDGGLTFNVGAHFMATNWLIRAMEVVLMAGLLAHIIQGLRLVFQNQAARPIKYAVVDGAANSKWYSRSMGLLGTILLIFLIVHLSDFWVVSRFTGIPTVDANGHENLFAVMVARFQTLWVVILYAIAMASLCYHLLHGFASAFQTLGWNHKKYTPLIKAFGVWYSIIIAILFAIMPVAIYAGYIK, from the coding sequence ATGGCTAGTTTCGGAAACGCTTTTTCCTCGTCTATAGGAAAAAAACTAATAATGGGTATCACCGGCCTGTTTCTTATTTCATTTCTCGCAGTTCACTGCTTTATCAATTTATTGATATTTGTAAATGACGGTGGCTTAACCTTCAATGTAGGGGCACATTTTATGGCTACTAACTGGCTGATCAGAGCGATGGAAGTCGTATTGATGGCTGGATTACTGGCACACATTATCCAGGGTTTACGTTTGGTTTTTCAGAACCAGGCTGCTCGTCCGATAAAGTATGCGGTAGTAGATGGCGCAGCAAACAGTAAATGGTATTCCAGATCAATGGGTTTATTAGGAACGATCCTTTTAATTTTCCTGATCGTGCATTTATCTGATTTCTGGGTTGTTTCTCGTTTTACAGGAATTCCTACAGTAGATGCGAATGGACATGAGAACCTTTTTGCAGTGATGGTCGCAAGATTTCAAACCCTTTGGGTAGTGATTTTATATGCAATCGCAATGGCTTCCCTATGTTATCACTTATTACATGGTTTTGCTTCTGCATTCCAGACTTTAGGATGGAATCATAAAAAATACACGCCGCTAATAAAAGCATTTGGTGTATGGTATTCAATTATCATCGCAATTCTATTTGCTATTATGCCTGTTGCAATTTATGCAGGTTATATTAAATAA